The proteins below are encoded in one region of Polynucleobacter sp. AP-Elch-400A-B2:
- the gloB gene encoding hydroxyacylglutathione hydrolase has translation MVKNTLLQVWPIPAFDDNYLWCIHDGESALIVDPGDAAPVLQYLEQNQLTLTGILITHHHADHTGGIVTLLNALGSTIPVYGPAAIDIPGRTHALMEGDKVEIAAPRLSLEVYEVPGHTLSHIAYFANMQANVVEPMLFCGDTLFASGCGRLFEGTPTQMSQSLEKFIALPKNTLVYCTHEYTLSNIRFALAVEPNNANLITWAETAKALRDQHQPTLPTTIGQELQVNPFMRCDQPAVIEAALEVSGEKSLPTPAHVLAVIRAWKDRF, from the coding sequence ATGGTGAAGAATACTTTATTGCAAGTTTGGCCGATACCGGCTTTTGATGACAATTACCTCTGGTGTATCCATGATGGCGAGTCTGCTTTGATCGTGGATCCAGGTGATGCTGCCCCAGTATTGCAATATCTCGAGCAAAATCAGCTGACTCTGACTGGCATTTTAATTACCCATCACCATGCAGACCATACCGGTGGCATTGTTACCTTGCTCAATGCCCTTGGCTCAACGATTCCGGTTTATGGCCCTGCCGCGATTGATATTCCGGGTCGCACGCATGCCCTGATGGAGGGTGACAAAGTTGAAATCGCTGCACCTCGTCTTAGCCTCGAGGTTTATGAGGTACCTGGTCATACCTTGAGTCACATTGCTTACTTTGCAAACATGCAGGCCAATGTAGTTGAGCCCATGCTGTTCTGTGGGGATACCTTATTTGCATCTGGCTGTGGTCGCTTGTTTGAGGGCACCCCAACGCAGATGAGCCAATCTCTCGAGAAGTTTATCGCCTTACCCAAAAATACTCTGGTGTATTGCACCCATGAATACACCTTATCCAATATTCGCTTTGCGCTGGCGGTTGAGCCGAATAATGCCAACCTGATTACTTGGGCGGAAACCGCTAAAGCTCTGCGCGATCAACACCAACCAACATTACCAACGACCATCGGACAAGAACTACAAGTCAACCCATTCATGCGTTGTGATCAACCGGCTGTGATCGAAGCTGCTCTGGAGGTCTCTGGCGAAAAATCTCTACCTACACCTGCCCATGTACTGGCGGTGATTCGGGCGTGGAAGGATCGGTTCTGA
- a CDS encoding transglycosylase SLT domain-containing protein produces the protein MLWRYAVILMITVLSGCASTGDWSSDTPTRQDPRASKAKRVNLQNQSVSELYAPSSNLWIRIRDGFEMKPMNTPLEIEQVRWLSARPDYVHRSMARSSRYLFYIVQEVNARNMPTEIALLPFVESAFVTNAKSSAKAMGLWQFMPATGKDFQLTQNVFRDERRDVLQSTDAALDYLQRLYKQFGSWDLALAAYNWGAGNVSKAQKRNLAAGLPTDYLSLKMPNETRNYVPKLMAYRQIVLDPQAYGIVLPDLENHPYFVAVDVGSDIDVALVIKLSEIPEDEFHSLNPSFNKPVILSNANQQILLPFGHAEVFQENLKKYTKPLSSWSAVQVTKTESVDQAAKTLGVDVDTLRTVNSIPKGMRIRAGSTVLVPKTHQRPGDISVALAENGSLNLDKSAPKNCAKGTKCVAAKTGKGAAKGNSSANKAATQHKSASTGLAKSAKNGSSNTASSTPKTSTSKGASKLQ, from the coding sequence ATGTTGTGGCGCTATGCAGTGATCCTCATGATTACTGTACTCTCAGGTTGTGCCAGTACAGGAGATTGGTCTTCGGATACCCCGACACGTCAGGATCCACGCGCTTCTAAAGCTAAGCGGGTCAACCTCCAAAATCAATCGGTCAGTGAGCTGTACGCACCATCGAGCAATCTTTGGATTCGGATTCGGGATGGGTTTGAGATGAAGCCCATGAATACGCCGCTGGAGATTGAGCAAGTGCGCTGGCTCAGTGCGCGTCCAGACTATGTGCATCGCTCAATGGCTCGTTCATCACGCTATCTGTTTTACATCGTGCAAGAGGTGAATGCACGCAATATGCCAACGGAGATCGCCTTGCTTCCGTTTGTCGAAAGCGCATTCGTGACCAATGCGAAGTCCAGTGCTAAGGCCATGGGCCTGTGGCAATTTATGCCTGCAACAGGTAAAGATTTTCAGCTTACCCAGAACGTCTTTAGAGATGAGCGGAGAGATGTATTGCAATCTACTGATGCGGCATTGGATTATCTGCAGCGTCTATACAAACAATTCGGTAGTTGGGATCTCGCTCTGGCTGCCTATAACTGGGGCGCAGGTAATGTTTCAAAAGCGCAGAAACGCAATCTTGCTGCAGGACTCCCTACGGATTACCTGAGTCTCAAGATGCCCAACGAGACACGAAACTATGTTCCGAAGTTAATGGCCTACCGACAAATTGTTTTAGACCCGCAGGCTTATGGCATTGTTCTACCGGATTTAGAAAACCATCCTTACTTTGTCGCTGTGGATGTTGGGTCTGATATTGATGTGGCTCTGGTAATTAAGCTGAGTGAAATTCCGGAGGACGAGTTCCATAGTCTGAATCCCTCATTCAATAAGCCGGTCATCTTGAGTAACGCTAATCAGCAAATCTTGCTACCGTTTGGACATGCTGAGGTCTTCCAGGAAAACCTCAAGAAGTACACCAAACCACTGTCTTCTTGGTCGGCGGTACAGGTGACTAAGACGGAGTCGGTTGACCAAGCCGCAAAAACGCTTGGTGTTGATGTAGATACCTTAAGAACAGTCAATAGTATCCCCAAAGGCATGAGAATTCGGGCGGGTTCAACAGTTTTAGTGCCTAAAACTCACCAGCGCCCTGGCGATATCTCAGTGGCTTTAGCCGAAAACGGCAGTCTCAATTTGGATAAGTCAGCGCCTAAAAATTGTGCAAAAGGGACTAAGTGCGTAGCGGCAAAGACTGGAAAAGGTGCTGCTAAGGGTAATTCTTCTGCGAATAAAGCTGCAACTCAGCATAAATCCGCATCGACAGGGCTTGCAAAATCTGCGAAAAATGGATCTTCGAATACAGCTAGCTCAACTCCCAAGACTTCCACTAGCAAGGGAGCTAGCAAGCTTCAGTAA
- a CDS encoding propionate--CoA ligase encodes MSYKSEHERSIKDPDGFWGEQAKLIHWEKPFNQVLDYANPPFAKWFEGGLTNLCYNAVDRHLKDRANQIALVAVSTETNLEKAYTFKELYEEVNRIAAIYKANGVQKGDRVLIYMPMIAEACFAMLACTRIGAIHSVVFGGFASHSLASRIDDAKPKMIVTAEAGARGGKAVPYKPLLDEAIKLADYKPEKVLIVNRGLTDFTTVAGRDLDYATERQKHLNDLVPIEWVDATHTSYILYTSGTTGKPKGVQRDTGGYAVALASTMEHIFCGNPGETMFCTSDIGWVVGHSYIIYAPLLNGMATILYEGTPLRPDAGIWWELVEKHKVSVMFSAPTAVRVLKKQDPAFLTKYDLSSLRALFLAGEPLDEPTATWIHDAIKKPIVDNYWQTETGWPMLAIQRGVEVMPHKFGSPGVPSFGYNMKLLDDATSEELGPDRKGVIAIEGPLPPGCMQTVWGDDKRFVSTYWETIPGKMIYSTFDWGIKDKDGYFFILGRTDDVINVAGHRLGTREIEESISSHPNISEVAVVGIEDKLKGQAAIAFVIPKDASNIATLEAECMKTVDTTLGAIARPGRVYVVTALPKTRSGKIVRRALQAVAEGRDPGDISTMEDQTVLAQIKTIIEQSAKP; translated from the coding sequence ATGTCCTATAAGTCAGAACACGAACGCTCCATTAAAGACCCAGATGGATTTTGGGGAGAGCAGGCAAAACTCATTCATTGGGAAAAACCATTTAATCAAGTTCTGGATTATGCAAACCCTCCGTTTGCTAAATGGTTTGAGGGTGGATTAACCAATCTTTGCTACAACGCAGTTGATCGTCATCTCAAGGATCGTGCAAACCAAATCGCACTAGTCGCTGTTTCAACAGAAACTAATCTAGAAAAAGCATACACATTTAAAGAGCTCTACGAAGAAGTCAATCGTATTGCCGCTATTTATAAAGCAAACGGTGTTCAAAAGGGCGATCGCGTATTGATTTACATGCCGATGATTGCAGAAGCTTGTTTTGCAATGCTCGCTTGTACACGCATTGGTGCAATTCACTCCGTGGTGTTTGGTGGGTTTGCATCTCATAGCTTGGCATCGCGTATCGATGATGCAAAACCGAAAATGATTGTGACTGCAGAAGCGGGCGCGCGTGGTGGTAAAGCGGTCCCTTACAAGCCTTTACTGGATGAGGCAATCAAGCTGGCAGACTACAAGCCTGAAAAAGTCCTGATCGTCAATCGTGGCCTGACTGATTTCACCACAGTAGCCGGTCGAGATTTAGATTACGCAACTGAGCGCCAGAAACACCTCAATGATTTAGTGCCGATTGAGTGGGTGGATGCAACCCACACTTCCTATATTTTGTACACCTCTGGTACTACCGGTAAGCCTAAGGGAGTACAGCGCGACACCGGTGGTTACGCCGTCGCCTTAGCCTCCACCATGGAGCACATCTTCTGCGGTAATCCTGGCGAGACCATGTTCTGTACATCCGATATTGGTTGGGTGGTGGGCCATAGCTACATCATTTATGCGCCATTGCTAAACGGCATGGCAACGATTCTTTATGAAGGCACACCCTTACGTCCTGATGCAGGTATTTGGTGGGAGCTGGTTGAGAAGCACAAAGTCTCAGTCATGTTCTCTGCACCAACTGCAGTTCGTGTTCTCAAGAAACAAGATCCTGCCTTCTTAACTAAATATGATCTCTCGAGCTTGCGTGCTTTGTTCTTGGCAGGCGAGCCTTTGGATGAGCCAACGGCAACCTGGATTCATGATGCGATTAAGAAGCCGATCGTGGATAACTATTGGCAGACAGAAACGGGTTGGCCGATGCTGGCAATTCAGCGTGGCGTAGAAGTGATGCCACACAAGTTTGGTTCGCCAGGAGTCCCGTCATTTGGTTACAACATGAAGTTGTTGGATGACGCGACCTCGGAAGAGTTGGGTCCAGATCGGAAGGGTGTAATTGCGATTGAGGGTCCTTTGCCTCCAGGCTGTATGCAAACTGTCTGGGGTGACGATAAGCGTTTTGTAAGTACCTATTGGGAAACTATCCCCGGCAAGATGATTTACTCTACTTTTGACTGGGGCATTAAAGATAAGGACGGTTACTTCTTTATCTTAGGCCGAACTGATGACGTGATTAACGTTGCTGGTCATCGCTTAGGCACCCGTGAGATCGAAGAAAGTATTTCTAGTCATCCGAATATCTCTGAAGTCGCAGTGGTGGGTATTGAGGACAAGCTCAAGGGACAGGCAGCGATCGCCTTTGTGATTCCAAAGGATGCCTCGAACATTGCTACTCTAGAGGCAGAGTGCATGAAAACCGTGGATACCACTCTAGGTGCAATTGCTCGTCCAGGTCGGGTTTATGTAGTCACAGCCTTGCCTAAGACCCGTTCAGGCAAGATCGTGCGCCGTGCTCTTCAGGCTGTAGCTGAAGGGCGTGATCCTGGTGATATCAGCACGATGGAAGATCAAACCGTTTTAGCGCAAATTAAGACCATCATCGAGCAAAGCGCAAAGCCTTAA
- the carA gene encoding glutamine-hydrolyzing carbamoyl-phosphate synthase small subunit: MLPSFPPAVLALADGTIFPGLSIGAPGETTGEVVFNTALTGYQEIITDPSYSRQIVTLTYPHIGNVGVNSQDAESDQIHAAGLVVKDLSKRVSNFRSEETLDSYLTKAGVVGISGIDTRKLTRILRDKGAQSGAIVAGKLGDNVETLGKKALELAKAFPGMAGLDLAKVVTTKTPYQWREAEWDLHGPNDKPAYRSLDVTKPSKKVVAYDFGVKRNILRMLTERGCELTIVPAQTSAAEVLAMNPDGVFFSNGPGDPGPCDYAIAAAKEIIEKGIPTFGICLGHQIMGLAAGAKTLKMKFGHHGANHPVKDLDTGRVAITSQNHGFAVDAKTLPDNIRVTHVSLFDGSLQGLAWKDKPALCFQGHPEASPGPHDIAYLFDRFVEFMNAAAVGNKGGK, from the coding sequence TTGCTTCCTTCTTTTCCTCCCGCCGTGTTGGCCTTAGCCGACGGCACTATATTTCCCGGTCTTAGTATTGGCGCCCCTGGCGAAACTACCGGCGAAGTTGTTTTCAATACCGCACTTACGGGCTATCAAGAGATCATCACTGATCCTAGTTACTCACGCCAAATTGTTACCTTGACTTACCCACACATCGGAAACGTTGGTGTAAACAGTCAAGACGCTGAGTCGGATCAGATTCATGCGGCTGGCTTGGTTGTGAAAGACCTCTCTAAGCGTGTCTCGAATTTCCGCTCTGAGGAAACTCTGGACAGCTATCTCACAAAAGCAGGGGTAGTAGGCATCTCTGGTATCGATACCCGCAAGCTCACTCGTATCCTGCGCGATAAAGGCGCTCAGTCCGGCGCGATTGTGGCTGGCAAGCTGGGTGATAACGTAGAGACCCTCGGCAAGAAAGCCTTAGAACTGGCTAAAGCCTTCCCGGGTATGGCTGGTTTAGATCTGGCTAAAGTGGTAACAACAAAAACCCCATACCAATGGCGTGAGGCTGAATGGGACCTGCATGGCCCTAATGACAAACCTGCCTATCGATCTTTAGATGTCACTAAGCCCAGCAAAAAAGTCGTTGCTTATGATTTTGGTGTGAAGCGTAATATTTTGCGCATGCTCACTGAGCGTGGTTGTGAGTTAACGATTGTTCCAGCACAAACTAGCGCTGCCGAAGTGTTGGCAATGAACCCAGATGGTGTGTTCTTCTCAAATGGCCCTGGAGATCCTGGCCCATGTGATTACGCGATTGCTGCTGCTAAAGAAATTATCGAAAAGGGCATTCCGACTTTCGGTATTTGTTTGGGTCACCAGATCATGGGCTTGGCTGCCGGCGCTAAAACTCTAAAAATGAAGTTTGGCCACCATGGTGCAAACCACCCTGTAAAAGATTTGGATACGGGGCGCGTAGCAATTACTTCTCAGAATCATGGCTTTGCTGTGGATGCAAAAACTTTGCCTGACAACATTCGCGTTACGCATGTGTCTTTATTTGATGGATCACTGCAAGGCCTAGCTTGGAAAGATAAGCCTGCTTTGTGTTTCCAAGGACATCCTGAGGCCTCACCAGGCCCTCACGATATCGCCTATTTATTTGATCGTTTTGTGGAGTTCATGAATGCTGCCGCTGTTGGTAATAAGGGGGGCAAATAA
- the carB gene encoding carbamoyl-phosphate synthase large subunit yields MPKRSDIKSILIIGAGPIVIGQACEFDYSGAQACKALRDEGYKVILVNSNPATIMTDPEMADVTYIEPITWEVVERIIATEKPDAILPTMGGQTALNCALDLHRHGILEKYGCELIGASPEAIDKAEDRQKFKDAMTKIGLGSAKSGIAHSMDEAHEVQQRIQKETDSLGFPVVIRPSFTMGGSGGGIAYNREEFEEICKRGLDLSPTRELLIEESLLGWKEFEMEVVRDRADNCIIVCSIENLDPMGVHTGDSITVAPAQTLTDKEYQILRNASIAVLREIGVDTGGSNVQFSINPVDGRMIVIEMNPRVSRSSALASKATGFPIAKIAAKLAVGYTLDELKNDITGGATPASFEPSIDYVVTKIPRFAFEKFPQADSRLTTQMKSVGEVMAIGRTFQESFQKALRGLEVGVDGLDEVSTDLDDIIQEIGEPGPDRIWYLADAFRMGMGLDEIYNETKVDPWFLEQIEELIIMETELKQRKLDSLSASELHFIKQKGFSDRRLAKLLGVDASSVRAARHRLNVVPVYKRVDTCAAEFSTNTAYLYSTYEAEHGECESQPSTKDKIMVLGGGPNRIGQGIEFDYCCVHAALAMREDGYETIMVNCNPETVSTDYDTSDRLYFEPLTLEDVLEIVAIEKPKGVIVQYGGQTPLKLALDLEANGVPIIGTSPDMIDAAEDRERFQKLLHELNLRQPPNRTARAEDEALKLAEEIGYPLVVRPSYVLGGRAMEIVHDGRDLERYMREAVKVSHDSPVLLDRFLNDAIECDVDCISDGQQVFIGGVMEHIEQAGVHSGDSACSLPPYSLSDETIAEIKRQTAAMAKGLNVVGLMNVQFAIQHVDGKDVIYVLEVNPRASRTVPFVSKATGLQLAKIAARCMVGQTLKQQGILNEVKPAYYSVKEAVFPFNKFPGIDPILGPEMRSTGEVMGVGKTFGEALFKSQLGAGIKLPKSGTVLLTVKDSDKPKAVEVAKLLHQLGFPMVATKGTAAAIEEAGLPVRVVNKVKDGRPHIVDLIKNGEISLVFTTVDETRTAIADSRSIRTSAQANNVTYYTTISAARAVMDGLLASQNGNKESLEVYSLQNLHKTLN; encoded by the coding sequence ATGCCTAAGCGTAGCGACATTAAGAGCATTCTGATTATTGGTGCTGGCCCCATAGTGATTGGTCAGGCCTGTGAGTTTGATTATTCTGGTGCGCAAGCTTGTAAAGCTCTGCGTGACGAAGGTTACAAAGTGATTTTGGTGAACAGCAATCCTGCCACCATCATGACTGATCCTGAAATGGCGGATGTGACATACATCGAGCCAATTACTTGGGAAGTAGTGGAGCGCATTATCGCCACTGAGAAACCTGATGCTATTTTGCCAACGATGGGCGGTCAAACTGCCTTGAACTGCGCGCTCGATTTACATCGCCACGGTATTCTCGAGAAATACGGTTGCGAACTGATTGGCGCTTCACCAGAGGCGATTGATAAAGCCGAGGATCGTCAAAAGTTTAAAGATGCGATGACAAAGATTGGTTTGGGTTCTGCGAAGTCTGGTATTGCGCACTCCATGGATGAAGCGCACGAAGTGCAACAACGCATTCAGAAAGAGACTGACAGTTTAGGTTTCCCAGTGGTCATTCGTCCTTCATTCACCATGGGTGGATCAGGCGGCGGTATTGCTTACAACCGTGAAGAGTTTGAAGAGATTTGTAAGCGCGGTTTAGATTTATCACCAACCCGTGAGCTCTTGATTGAAGAATCGCTCTTAGGTTGGAAAGAGTTCGAGATGGAAGTGGTGCGTGACCGCGCTGATAACTGCATCATCGTCTGCTCAATCGAAAACTTAGACCCGATGGGCGTGCATACCGGTGATTCGATCACGGTTGCTCCTGCACAAACCTTGACGGATAAAGAGTATCAAATTTTGCGTAACGCCTCGATTGCGGTCTTGCGTGAAATTGGCGTGGATACCGGTGGTTCAAATGTACAGTTCTCGATTAACCCAGTTGATGGTCGTATGATTGTCATTGAGATGAACCCCCGTGTTTCACGTTCATCTGCCTTGGCTTCAAAAGCAACGGGTTTCCCGATTGCGAAGATTGCTGCAAAGCTAGCAGTAGGCTACACCTTAGATGAGTTAAAGAATGATATTACCGGCGGTGCTACTCCAGCATCTTTTGAGCCATCAATCGATTACGTTGTAACGAAGATTCCTCGTTTTGCCTTTGAGAAATTCCCGCAAGCAGATTCTCGTTTAACTACGCAGATGAAGTCCGTCGGTGAGGTGATGGCCATTGGCCGCACATTCCAAGAGTCTTTCCAAAAAGCACTCCGCGGTTTAGAGGTGGGTGTTGATGGTCTTGATGAAGTTTCTACAGACTTAGATGACATCATTCAAGAAATCGGTGAGCCAGGCCCAGACCGTATTTGGTATTTGGCGGATGCTTTTCGTATGGGTATGGGCTTGGATGAGATTTATAACGAGACTAAGGTTGATCCTTGGTTCTTAGAGCAAATCGAAGAGCTCATCATCATGGAGACTGAGCTCAAGCAGCGTAAGCTCGATAGTTTGTCCGCATCTGAGTTGCATTTCATTAAGCAAAAAGGTTTCTCAGATCGTCGCTTAGCGAAATTATTAGGAGTAGATGCTTCTTCCGTTCGCGCAGCACGTCATCGCCTCAATGTAGTTCCAGTCTACAAGCGGGTAGATACCTGTGCTGCTGAGTTCTCTACGAACACAGCCTATCTGTACTCCACTTACGAAGCAGAGCATGGTGAGTGCGAATCTCAGCCAAGCACTAAAGACAAGATCATGGTTTTGGGCGGCGGTCCTAACCGCATCGGTCAAGGTATTGAGTTTGACTACTGCTGCGTTCATGCCGCCTTGGCAATGCGCGAAGATGGTTATGAAACCATTATGGTGAACTGCAATCCAGAAACTGTTTCCACTGACTATGACACATCTGATCGCCTGTATTTTGAGCCATTAACACTAGAAGATGTTTTAGAGATCGTGGCAATTGAAAAGCCAAAAGGCGTCATCGTTCAGTATGGCGGTCAGACTCCCTTGAAGTTGGCTTTGGATCTTGAGGCCAATGGCGTACCAATCATCGGTACATCGCCAGACATGATTGATGCTGCAGAAGACCGCGAGCGTTTTCAGAAGCTATTGCATGAGTTGAATTTGCGTCAGCCGCCTAACCGTACCGCCCGTGCAGAAGATGAAGCTCTGAAGCTTGCTGAAGAAATTGGTTACCCATTGGTGGTGCGTCCTTCCTATGTATTGGGTGGCCGCGCGATGGAAATCGTACACGATGGCCGTGATCTTGAGCGCTACATGCGTGAAGCTGTCAAAGTCTCCCATGACTCACCAGTATTACTGGATCGCTTCTTGAACGATGCGATTGAATGTGATGTGGATTGCATTAGCGATGGTCAGCAGGTATTTATCGGCGGTGTGATGGAACACATTGAGCAAGCCGGCGTTCACTCAGGTGACTCTGCTTGTTCATTGCCGCCATACTCCTTATCGGATGAGACGATTGCAGAAATCAAGCGTCAAACTGCGGCGATGGCTAAAGGTCTGAACGTAGTTGGTTTGATGAACGTGCAGTTTGCGATTCAGCACGTCGATGGTAAAGACGTCATCTATGTACTCGAGGTAAACCCGCGCGCTTCTCGTACCGTTCCATTCGTATCCAAAGCAACGGGCTTGCAGTTGGCCAAGATTGCAGCTCGCTGTATGGTGGGTCAAACTCTGAAACAGCAAGGCATTCTGAATGAAGTCAAGCCAGCTTACTACTCAGTAAAAGAGGCGGTGTTCCCATTTAACAAGTTCCCAGGTATTGATCCAATTCTCGGACCAGAGATGCGCTCTACCGGTGAGGTGATGGGCGTTGGTAAGACTTTTGGTGAAGCGCTCTTCAAATCGCAATTAGGCGCAGGAATCAAGTTACCTAAGAGTGGCACTGTGTTGTTAACCGTGAAAGATAGCGACAAGCCTAAAGCAGTTGAAGTAGCTAAGCTTTTGCATCAATTGGGATTCCCCATGGTTGCTACTAAAGGTACTGCCGCAGCGATTGAGGAGGCTGGCTTACCAGTACGCGTAGTTAACAAGGTTAAGGATGGCCGTCCACACATTGTTGACTTGATCAAGAACGGTGAGATATCCCTGGTATTTACTACGGTTGATGAGACTCGCACCGCAATTGCGGATTCACGCTCCATTCGTACTAGCGCTCAAGCTAATAATGTGACTTACTACACCACAATTAGTGCGGCACGTGCGGTGATGGACGGTTTATTAGCTTCGCAAAATGGCAACAAAGAGTCGCTCGAGGTGTATTCATTGCAAAATCTACACAAGACTCTCAATTAA
- the greA gene encoding transcription elongation factor GreA: MNTIPITKRGAELLKEELHRLKHVERPSVINAISEARAQGDLSENAEYDAAKEKQGFIEGRIQELEGKLSAAQIIDPATLDVNGRIVFGATVDLEDLEDGTKLTYQIVGDDEADIAVNKISISSPIARALISKEEGDVVAVQAPGGNREVEILAVRYI, translated from the coding sequence ATGAACACAATCCCTATTACTAAGCGTGGCGCAGAGCTCCTCAAAGAAGAATTGCATCGCCTAAAGCATGTAGAGCGCCCATCCGTGATCAATGCCATCTCTGAAGCGCGAGCACAAGGTGATCTTTCTGAGAATGCTGAGTACGACGCTGCTAAAGAGAAGCAGGGCTTTATTGAAGGTCGCATTCAGGAGCTTGAGGGTAAGTTATCTGCAGCGCAAATCATTGATCCAGCAACTTTAGATGTGAATGGCCGGATAGTATTTGGTGCTACTGTAGATCTTGAAGACCTAGAAGACGGCACGAAGCTCACTTATCAAATCGTCGGTGACGACGAGGCCGATATTGCAGTAAATAAGATCTCCATTAGCTCTCCCATTGCTCGTGCCTTGATTAGCAAAGAAGAAGGTGACGTGGTTGCGGTTCAGGCTCCTGGCGGCAATCGCGAAGTAGAAATTCTTGCGGTTCGTTACATCTAA
- a CDS encoding DUF4149 domain-containing protein: MQTLETPKHLVAQRLFIVIAGLWVGSLLTVGYLVAPAIFSTMTDRQAAGMVAGSIFKLEAYLSLIVCIGLMVLANLLVNRGLNQFKIIRWILLAMLLCAIAASFILIPWMNTLRDDALLQGMPVMLSPSATLFGRLHGVSSILFMLQSLLGVFLVWRLTKR, from the coding sequence ATGCAGACTTTAGAGACCCCAAAGCACCTAGTGGCTCAAAGACTCTTTATTGTGATTGCTGGTTTATGGGTAGGTAGTCTCCTCACTGTGGGCTACTTGGTTGCCCCAGCTATCTTCAGCACAATGACTGATCGACAAGCTGCCGGAATGGTTGCTGGTAGCATCTTTAAATTAGAGGCTTATCTTAGTTTGATTGTGTGTATTGGTCTGATGGTGCTAGCCAATCTCCTGGTGAATCGTGGCCTCAATCAATTCAAGATCATTCGCTGGATCTTGTTGGCAATGTTGCTGTGTGCAATCGCAGCTAGCTTTATCTTGATTCCCTGGATGAATACCTTGCGAGATGATGCTCTCCTTCAAGGCATGCCAGTCATGCTCTCTCCCTCAGCTACCTTGTTCGGAAGGCTGCATGGCGTCTCTAGCATTCTATTTATGTTGCAGAGTCTCTTGGGAGTCTTCTTGGTCTGGCGACTCACCAAGAGATAA
- a CDS encoding YhbY family RNA-binding protein, whose product MTALTITPAQRKSLKADAHGLSPVVMVGGDGLTPAVIKEAKSAISHHGLIKVRVFGDDREARIAIYEELCDKLGAAPVQHIGKLLVVWKPIDIVDAALVNLSRSSKQTKKTLQAPRTKRQPNRVVAKAGIRTSTSERSDRRSAASKSPFERVAAAKGAAPKKRVLRADAAESKIGWSSPGYRKAVAAPAPIKKRKVRMSSTKKKSLGS is encoded by the coding sequence ATGACTGCACTTACTATTACTCCCGCACAACGCAAATCTCTTAAAGCGGATGCTCATGGGCTCAGCCCAGTCGTCATGGTTGGCGGCGATGGCCTGACCCCTGCAGTGATTAAAGAGGCTAAATCAGCGATCTCTCATCACGGCTTAATTAAGGTTCGCGTTTTTGGCGACGATCGTGAAGCACGTATCGCTATTTATGAAGAGCTCTGCGACAAACTGGGCGCCGCACCCGTTCAGCACATTGGAAAATTACTGGTGGTCTGGAAGCCGATTGATATTGTCGATGCAGCACTCGTCAATTTGAGCAGGTCTAGCAAACAAACCAAGAAGACATTGCAAGCGCCCCGCACTAAGCGTCAACCCAATCGCGTGGTGGCGAAAGCTGGTATTCGTACTAGCACTTCTGAGAGATCAGATCGACGCTCAGCAGCGAGTAAATCCCCTTTTGAAAGAGTGGCTGCGGCTAAAGGCGCTGCCCCCAAGAAACGGGTTCTGCGTGCTGATGCCGCTGAATCAAAAATTGGTTGGTCATCACCAGGTTACCGCAAGGCAGTTGCAGCACCTGCTCCCATCAAAAAACGTAAGGTGCGAATGAGTAGTACTAAGAAGAAATCATTAGGCTCTTAG